In Caproicibacterium amylolyticum, a genomic segment contains:
- the groL gene encoding chaperonin GroEL (60 kDa chaperone family; promotes refolding of misfolded polypeptides especially under stressful conditions; forms two stacked rings of heptamers to form a barrel-shaped 14mer; ends can be capped by GroES; misfolded proteins enter the barrel where they are refolded when GroES binds) encodes MAKQIIYGEDARKALMKGVDQLSDTVKITLGPKGRNVVLDKKYGAPLITNDGVTIAKEIELEDPYENMGAQLVKEVATKTNDVAGDGTTTATVLAQALIREGMKNVTAGANPMVVRNGMQEAVDAAVEAIKKNSKTVSGKEDIARVATVSSSSSFVGDLIADAMEKVTNDGVITIEESKTADTYSEVVEGMMFDRGYVSPYLVTDTDKMVCELDDPYIIITDKKVSAFQEILPLLEKIVNTGKKFLIIADDVEGDALTNLLLNKLRGTLNFCAVKAPGFGDRRKEMLQDIAALTGGTVITADLGVEFKDVELDMLGRARQVKIDKENTIIVDGNGDKKDIEARTAQIRAQIAETTSDFDREKLQERLAKLAGGVAVIKVGAATEIEMKEKKMRIEDALNSTKAAVEEGIVAGGGTALVNAIPAVEKLLDGKEGDEKTGIAIVLKALEEPARQIAANAGVEGSVILEHIKSEGKVSYGYNAATDEYGDMIEFGVVDPTKVTRSALQNAASVAETVLTTESLVADKPEPKAPAAPAADPGMGGMY; translated from the coding sequence ATGGCGAAACAGATCATTTATGGTGAAGACGCTCGCAAGGCACTTATGAAGGGTGTTGACCAACTTTCTGATACAGTAAAAATCACACTGGGGCCTAAGGGCCGCAACGTTGTGCTTGACAAAAAGTACGGCGCTCCGCTCATCACCAACGACGGTGTGACCATTGCAAAGGAAATCGAACTGGAAGACCCCTATGAGAACATGGGCGCACAGCTGGTTAAGGAAGTTGCAACTAAGACAAACGACGTTGCAGGCGACGGCACCACAACCGCTACTGTTCTGGCACAGGCACTTATCCGCGAGGGTATGAAGAACGTGACCGCCGGTGCAAATCCGATGGTCGTGCGCAACGGCATGCAGGAAGCAGTTGATGCAGCAGTTGAGGCGATTAAAAAGAACAGCAAGACTGTCAGCGGCAAGGAGGACATTGCCCGTGTTGCAACTGTTTCTTCTTCCAGTTCCTTTGTCGGCGACTTGATTGCCGATGCAATGGAGAAGGTCACCAACGATGGTGTTATCACCATTGAAGAATCCAAGACTGCTGACACCTACAGCGAAGTCGTGGAAGGCATGATGTTTGACCGCGGCTATGTTTCTCCTTACCTCGTGACCGATACAGACAAGATGGTCTGCGAGTTGGATGATCCGTACATCATCATCACTGACAAGAAGGTTTCCGCATTTCAGGAAATCCTGCCGCTGCTCGAAAAAATCGTCAACACCGGCAAGAAATTCCTGATTATTGCGGATGATGTTGAAGGCGATGCTTTGACCAACCTGCTGCTGAACAAACTGCGCGGCACTTTGAACTTCTGCGCTGTTAAGGCTCCGGGATTTGGTGACCGCCGCAAGGAAATGCTGCAGGACATCGCAGCTCTGACAGGCGGCACTGTCATTACCGCTGACCTCGGTGTTGAGTTCAAGGACGTTGAGCTGGATATGCTGGGCCGTGCACGTCAGGTCAAGATTGACAAAGAGAACACCATCATTGTTGACGGCAACGGCGACAAGAAAGACATTGAAGCCCGCACTGCACAGATTCGTGCACAGATTGCGGAAACCACTTCTGACTTTGACCGTGAAAAGCTGCAGGAGCGCCTTGCAAAGCTGGCTGGCGGCGTAGCTGTCATCAAGGTCGGCGCTGCAACCGAAATCGAAATGAAAGAAAAGAAGATGCGCATTGAGGATGCACTCAACTCCACAAAGGCTGCTGTTGAGGAAGGCATTGTTGCAGGCGGCGGTACCGCTCTGGTAAACGCAATTCCTGCAGTTGAGAAGCTGCTGGACGGCAAAGAGGGCGACGAAAAGACCGGTATCGCCATCGTGCTGAAAGCTCTGGAAGAGCCGGCACGCCAGATTGCTGCAAACGCAGGTGTAGAAGGCTCTGTCATTCTGGAGCACATTAAGTCCGAAGGCAAAGTCAGCTACGGTTACAATGCAGCTACCGACGAGTACGGCGATATGATTGAGTTCGGTGTTGTTGATCCGACCAAGGTTACTCGTTCTGCTCTGCAGAATGCTGCTTCCGTTGCAGAAACCGTTCTGACTACCGAGTCTTTGGTTGCAGATAAGCCGGAACCGAAGGCACCGGCAGCGCCGGCAGCTGACCCGGGCATGGGCGGTATGTACTAA
- the mraZ gene encoding division/cell wall cluster transcriptional repressor MraZ encodes MLIGEYQHNIDAKGRVIVPSKFREDLGECFYIAKGLDHCLFVFSPEEWARLQEKVRAMPISKARSLQRFFFSGAAEVAPDKQGRILIPQILRDHAGLTKDVTFIGASSRAEIWNTAAWNAFNDNLTEDSIAEAMDELEL; translated from the coding sequence ATGTTGATAGGTGAATACCAGCATAATATCGACGCCAAAGGGCGTGTGATTGTTCCTTCTAAATTCCGCGAGGATTTAGGGGAGTGTTTTTACATTGCCAAGGGACTTGACCACTGTCTGTTCGTTTTCTCTCCGGAAGAATGGGCCAGACTGCAGGAAAAAGTGCGCGCCATGCCCATCAGCAAGGCACGCAGCCTGCAGCGCTTCTTCTTTTCCGGTGCAGCGGAGGTTGCTCCGGACAAGCAGGGCCGCATTTTGATTCCGCAGATTCTGCGTGACCATGCGGGCTTGACAAAGGATGTTACCTTTATTGGCGCTTCCAGCCGCGCGGAAATCTGGAACACAGCGGCTTGGAACGCGTTCAATGACAACCTGACCGAAGACAGCATTGCCGAAGCAATGGACGAACTGGAACTGTAA
- the rsmH gene encoding 16S rRNA (cytosine(1402)-N(4))-methyltransferase RsmH — protein sequence MEFQHIPVLFHETIKSLAVKPDGRYIDGTAGGGGHSQAILDQLTGTGRLLSIDQDPDAVAVCEKRFAGNPHSLVRRGNFSEMLALAQKEDMLPVDGVLLDIGVSSHQLDDAERGFSYHHDAPLDMRMSQEGASAKDLVNTLTWQELAEILSKYGEERFAARIAQGIVRAREEAPIETTCQLAEIVKANVPAAVRRKPGHPARQTFQALRIAVNGELDALQAGLAAAFEALAIGGRLCVITFHSLEDRIVKHQMAEWCQGCTCPPDFPVCVCGKKPRAELLYRKGLSPSEEELEKNPRSRSARLRVCTKL from the coding sequence ATGGAATTTCAGCATATCCCCGTACTGTTCCATGAAACGATCAAAAGCCTTGCGGTAAAGCCCGACGGACGCTATATTGACGGTACGGCGGGCGGCGGAGGACACAGTCAGGCGATTCTTGACCAGCTGACCGGTACCGGACGGCTGCTTTCCATCGACCAGGACCCGGATGCTGTTGCCGTCTGCGAAAAGCGTTTTGCCGGAAATCCGCACAGTTTGGTGCGGCGTGGTAACTTTTCAGAGATGCTGGCGCTTGCACAAAAAGAGGACATGCTTCCGGTGGACGGCGTACTGCTGGATATCGGTGTTTCCTCTCATCAGCTGGACGATGCGGAACGCGGCTTTTCCTATCACCATGACGCACCGCTGGATATGCGGATGAGTCAGGAGGGCGCCAGCGCAAAGGACTTGGTAAACACGCTGACGTGGCAGGAGCTTGCCGAGATTTTAAGCAAATACGGTGAGGAACGCTTCGCTGCCCGCATTGCACAGGGCATTGTTCGTGCGCGGGAAGAAGCGCCGATTGAGACTACCTGCCAGCTTGCGGAAATTGTGAAAGCAAATGTTCCGGCGGCAGTTCGCCGTAAACCCGGGCATCCGGCACGGCAGACCTTTCAGGCACTGCGTATTGCGGTGAATGGTGAATTGGACGCTTTGCAGGCAGGACTTGCGGCAGCGTTTGAAGCACTGGCAATCGGCGGCCGGCTGTGTGTGATTACTTTTCACTCTCTGGAAGACCGCATTGTTAAACATCAAATGGCTGAGTGGTGTCAAGGCTGCACCTGCCCTCCGGATTTTCCAGTGTGTGTCTGCGGCAAAAAACCGCGTGCAGAGTTGCTGTACCGCAAAGGACTTTCTCCCAGCGAGGAAGAGTTGGAGAAAAATCCCCGCAGCAGAAGTGCGCGGCTGCGGGTGTGTACAAAATTGTAA